The sequence AGCAATGATGAAACAAGATCTCTAACCATCTCAATACAGCAAAAAAGTTAAGTTCATGATTACCAAGAACGACTGTGCTTGGAAAAAATTTCCTGTGTCTTTTTTAGCATTATCTTAAAGAACTCTGCTATATCAGTGAAGTCTTCCCACAGTAGAACTCATAATGCAAGTAAAACATCGTCCCTCACAGGGATTGTTCAAAATCTCTGACCACATTTTAACGCAGACAACCCAAGTATTTTTAGAAGATCTCCAGAATATTTGACTGAAGCTACTAAGAGTAGTTAAAATCTTGATTCTGACAAACAATATCTGAAGCAAAAATTATTGAGCCAGTAAATGGTTAACATTTATTCAGAGACAATAAATATCCATTCTTGGAGCTGAAGTAAGTACCCGAGCTTGGAGAATAGTTGTATATCAGTCAAAGATTTTTCAGATTCTATTGAACTTACAAACAAGTAACTATACAACTTAATGAAACTTCAACCTATTTCCGGAGTTCCAAACCTAATTTGAACAAAAATGAATATACACCACAACAACTAAAGACAAAATTGAACATTCAACAACCCGTCGGCAGGAACGTAAATCGTCACCACAATCCACTAAAATTGCAGCGATTGAACAGATAATTTCTACAGTCCATATAAGTGATCATAAAATCCAAGCCTTTTTCTTGATTAAAAAATATGAGATACGGATACTACTTAATACTAACCGATTTTTCCCGTGAAATGGGAAGCCCATCGAAGATTCCCATTTGAATCGCACAAATCCTGTGTAACAAATAACATTCAAATTGAGGATTGGAAAAAAGGAAATCAACGCACAATTGCTGAAAATTCAACCGCAATCGGGATAATTATTAGTATTAATAGAAATATGAATTAGGGAAAGGAAGCAAGCTTACTGGATCTGCTGAGCAAAAAGGGTTGCAGTAAATGGATCGCTTTTATTTATTCAATGTGAATAAATTTTTcgcttatcttttatttattcaacgtaatatatatatatatatatacacacataatatttatttttaattttcaaatcctttttggtaagattaaaaaaaaaaagcattttTGGCATTGttgtaatttaaattaatatattatctaaatAGAGAAATTCCTATTCTAGTTCTTGTACTTTTcaacttaaaattttttggtCCCTAAATATTTCCACTCAACTTTTAAGCCCTAAACTttgtttagaaaaaaaaaaacaacaaattaGTTATCACcgttatttttttgtttaaatatcATAGTAATGAATAAATTGTGATATTTATACATTTTAGGAACCaaaattgaacaaaaaaaaataggAAACTCGAATTTTGTTGAAGATAAATAATAGTAAATAGCGTAtctataatataattatatattactaCATTGTTTTTTATTATACATACGAACACAACTTTGTACTAATTTTCTACATATAAGTTATTAACACAGAGAAAATTTAGTGGAAAAGGTCaatattgattaaatttttgtacaataaattttttaataaagagATTATAAATTACCGATTACTTCTTTAAATAttagtaaaataatttttttgttaagaTAGGAGTATTGAAACTTTCAaacttattaaatttattatgttagcatttgattattttaattgaAGTGATCGAGATTAgtttttaaataaaagattaattatttttatgttttattttttattcaaattaaaaaaaattatttttttatatatttaagtatAGTGGTATGTCATAAGTTCTTGCCAAAATTTATATGTTATAAAAGAATGTGTTCAATATTTTCATCTACCGCAAATAAATGCAAAGTcttttaggttttttttttctaaaatcaaATTATGAATATGATGTCCTTTGAAAATATAAGCTACATTTAAATGTCTGAATTGTTTCTACCATTTCATTTACTCGATATTATTTGTATATATCTTAATtagaattttaatataaattttttaaacatattctaaaaaataatcaaaatttttattcatttagacgaatgacaaaaaatttgactttagaaaaatatttattaatttttaaaaaaaattatagataaAATGACATaagatttttaaaataacaagaAAACAATATATTTTCCTCTCTAAATCACAATTACTATAAACATTTGCCTAAACCCAAAGTAGTCCCCCTAATAATTGACTTGGACTTGTAGGTTTTATAGAAGTTTGTCcgtgttatacctgattattcATGTGTTGTACACGTATCAAGAAAAAATTGTCATTTTTGGATCACCAATGAATGAACTcgagaaaaagaaaaaatgtgGCCATAAAATCTAAGAGATTGATATAcatataacataacataacatgcatcATTTTATTTCACTTAATTAGTAGATCCCATCCTGTTATTACGTACCAAGCTTGGTGTCAATAATCAATATAAGGTGAAAATAATGAAGAGACTCGATAAAATGGGAAGGGGGTCGACGTATCAGGCGAGCTTCATTATATGCAACACGATACCCGTTATTTTATTTCACTTAATTATTATCAAGTTGGATGCCAACAAGGTGAAAAATAATAATGGACCCcatctttaaaaataaaataaaatagtacatttgttcgttttttttttttttttgaaagaacatTTGATCGTATTGATACAATGTGAAACTTACATTTTAATTGTGCAGCTCCAGCTATGACTATGGAGAATGTGACGCTACCTTCGATATCATGACGtgtgttaatttttttatatattgatCGATGTTGTCGAAAATAGAACGCTGATGCATGTCGCTGATTAGTGATTAGAATAATTATACTTCtctcatattatttatcatttGACTTGGACATTCTCACATTCTTTACCTGATAAACAAGTAAATAAGGAGATCGTCCAGCAACGCAAGGGATCATCAAGAATTTAGCCATAATTCTCGGCCTCTATCAGAGTTGCTCTAAAAAGCAATGCAAGCCAAGCTAATAATAATCAACCTCTATCAGAGTTGCTCTAAAAAACAATGCAAGCCAAGCTAAGCTAAGCTACAACAACCGTCCAAACCAACCAATCGCACCCGCATGCGACTCATCAGTCTTACCACCAGAACACAATCATTCACTTTTGTCCTAGCATCCCTCTCCTTGCCTTTTGAATTGATCCTAGTTGGGGTGTAAGGTGGTGTAATATATTTCAAGTGTTGCCTCTTCAcacctctctctctctctctctctctctctctctctctctctcacacacacacacacacacacaaaaaatataatataagagCAAAAAGCTACTTAATCAAAACATCATATATGTCAACAGAGAAGAATAACAGGTGAAGTGTAGCCACTGGCCCACCGCAATCGGTCCATCACTTGTCCTATTAAAACGATCAAGATGATGTTTTGGAATCTGTtaaatcattatttatttacattactCTTTTGTGCGAGGAAGGCCGAATTTCGCAGATCATATTGAAGAAACCAAGGCTTTTGGGTCAGCAGTTTGTTCTTTGAGTGAACCATCCATCCACCTCTTCAGCATCTCTACGGCAGCTTTAGGCTGATCCATTGGAACCATGTGTCCAGCATCATGGACCTGTGTGTGAAAGTGAAGTTCGAGTCAGGgggaaaaaaaatcatgataAATTTGAAATGGAATAGCCCGAAAAGAGGAGGGGGTGGGGGTTGAACCTTTAAGAAACTTAGAGGCCCATAGCTTGTCAATAATCCAGATTCAGCACCATCAACTTCGAAAGGAACTTCGGTCGACGCTGCAAATTCTTCCTTACCACTCCACTCCATAGCATGAACCCATCTAGAGTTACCTGTATGATGGAGATTATTATTAACATAGACGTGAAATTAACTTTGCATTTGCTGGATAAACAACCTCTAGGGTATTGTACGATCACCTTGGAGAGTGAACAATTACAACAATTACCCTAAGATTTGTTAAACCTTAAACAAGGAGCACTGAAATTTTGCCAGACTCACATCCGCTGCACGCTTGTCGTAGTTTTAAGGTTTACCAAATCTCATTGAGCTATATCTTGTGTGGTAGCAGTGTAATTTACCCGGCCAATATATCTGAGTTCACAACATACAGCATCACTTAGATTCAAGGATACAGAAGCCTTACCTAACCAGTTGCATATTAGGTCATATTCTCCGGCATACACCAGCAGCTTTACTCCATCCTCAAGGAGAGCAGGGATACCAACTTCAAGATCTCTCATCCAATCCATAAGCATAGCCTGGTAAACAGCAGTGCTACACGAGACGAACTCTATGTCACCCACTCCAAGTGCACTTCTGACAGAATCTTGGTTGAGGAATTTCTCCAAGTTGGAGAAGTCATAGCAGAGACTGCCTACACACTTCTTTCTAATATCGTAATACTGCCACAAAAAGATCAGAAACTCAACTTTGAGAACTATATTCACCATTTTCTCAATTTAGAAGAAGAAAAGGTGAAAAACCTCTAAATCCAAATGTTAAGTTTTTAATCATTTGACCGTGAAATAGAAATTCCACAGGTTTTTGAAAAGACACTGACACTTGAAATTATACAACGGCTGATAATTCTTTATCTAATAAAATGGGTTCACAGGCATTGATTGCTATGGTTCAATAAACAATTTAATGTATAGCATATACCTCGAGACTGAGGCAAGTTAGCAACTTGCAAGCAGGTTGGCTAAGGGCATTTGTTAACCACTATACTCTCCATGTCCTTCAAATTCCTAACATCTATCTAGCAGTCATGGTTTAAAAGTAATCTTGTGCATAAAAGGGAGGCGTCTATTAACTGAGGATTCAGGATTCATAATGTTGGACATATTAACATGGGCTTTCGAACTGGTTAGCACATGTATATagcaaaatactaaaaatttctCTCTTTACATTCACATCACCAGCACGTGCAATTACGGAACTGAATATCGAGTTGCAGACGATGTAGGCTGCCATGCAAGATAATGTCCCCTCGGTACCTGAGGTCATCAAATGCATTAATGCCAAGAAGTAGCTTCAGCAATAGAAATCCAACTCGCAGCTCAAATAATGTAAACATTATAAGTAGCTGATTTACCATAGAAGCCAAACTAAAATATTCTGACAACAATATCTTAGAAACCTTTTTGCAGAAAAAAGATTTAATGGAACATAATTTCAAACAAGAACATTACATGTGAATGAATGTACATAAGAATACAATTCGAAATAGCAGTAACTAGATAAGTCACTACCGCAAAGCTTTACTGCTGATTCACAGAGTGGAAGAATCTTGTTGATACGATCATGCTGAGACTGCGTGATCATTCCCATGTCCATTGCATAATCAGCGTACGCTCCGTACTGAATTGCTGGATCAGTGAGTCCATTTCCAATAGCAAATCCCTACACAATAACTTGATGTAAGACAAATAAAGTAGACCATAAATGTAGCCTTCATTAAGTGAATAGGAATTACCTTCAGATTTACATGGATTCCTTCATTTGCTTTGTTTCCTTGATAGACGCGGGCAGCAAAAGCAGGAATATAGTGTCCAGCATATGACTCCCCAGTAATGTAAAAGTCATTTTTGGCTAGCTCAGGGTGCTCCTTGAAGAAATCCTATATGGATAAATAGGTCAAATGAGAATTCTTTTTGTTTAAAAGCAAATTAGATCCAGATACGACATTTTCCTCTCTCTCATATTTGGTTAATTTCTAAATACATAGACTTTGTGAGAGAAACAAAATTAGGTAAAACAAATTTATTCTTATGTAATATGTGGAAATACTATGGCAACCAACGACAAAACCAGTGTTCGACTGATTTTCACCCAACTATCTGATGTCAATTTTGAAAAGAGAAAGAAACTATGATTTGACTAAGATGTATTTCCAAATTCATAAAACTCAGCGGATTTCAATTTAAGTTGAACCCTCTAAAGAGTGACTTTATTCTTTGCAATGGGTATACGCTTTAAAAATTCAAGAATCCAAGTTTCAATCCAATCCATATTtgacatgattaagaaaatagTAAAGGCTACTAAATTCTGAAGTAGTTTGTGAGCATCGTCATGCCAACTTGTTACGATTCGCATGGTGGCAAGTTGGTATAGACTGCCACCAACTAAAAACCTCAGAGGAAGCAACAATACTTCAGCATTAAAATTCCACTCATTTAACTGGCATTTTTAAAATTCAGAATATTAACTATGTCATCATATAAATTGGCTCGCCATTTAACTCAAGGTGAACAGTACCACCAGGTCAACCATGTTACACTTCAAACATTAACTAATACTTCGAGTTTCTTTTAACTCATTTCTCTTTTACGTCTTTACACAATACTTCTCTCCAAAGGATCTACCTAGCCATAGAGTCATTTATTTTTATCCACTTTCTCTATGATTTGATAACATAGTACAGTATTAGTACTACAGTAAAAACATAGGTTCATTCATCGTGGTTCGTGGAAGAAAAACAAAGAGAATTACCTGTATAAAGTCATACAAGTCATCACTGACACCCTTCTCATCATGGCGAATGTCTTTTCTATTAGAACTATAGCTAAAGCCAGTGCCAATAGGCTGATCAACAAATATAATATTAGAGACCTGcatataacataaaaattatatcaGTTAAGTTAACAAATTAACATCGCCAAAGTAGAACTCATTTCATTTGACATGTGAATAAAAAAATGTGCCCAAGGCAAAGAACCTAATCCATAGTAGAGTTCGTAAAAATGttgcatgatttaaaagttAGTTCCATGCAAAAACCCAAGTTCAGGCGCCTTCAAAACCCATTTCCCGTCACATACAATTGAGATTTGAAATACATACCACGGAAAACACCCAAacataattttacaaaatatttctgGTTGCACATGATTTCCAAACTCTATCACAGTGAGCATTCATGACAAGGTATTCCAGTGGCATACAAAAGTGTTTTATATCTGTTcaacacaaataaaatatccATCAAACACAAAGCAGATTAAAAAATAGCAACAATCAGAGGACCCATTAATCTGCAAATCACCAGTGTTACTAAAAGTAAATCAACTTTTATGTGTAACGTGATTGCTAAGAACTACAAATGACGTGCAAGTCAAGATTTTCAGAAACAGATATGAGATATCTAGATGAATTAGCAACTAATGATTTGTACTTTGTAGTTGTGCCATGCAAACTTAAATTGATGCACACACAGTTAGTTAACTCTTTTGTTTGAACTTTACTAGTAATtccttataaaatattttctgcATATCTCATTGTACTTTCCAGTGAAATTTCTCACTGTCTTTAGAAACAATAGCTGTTTTCACCAAAATAACGTACCTTGTCCCAGCCGTACTCATTTCTCACGAGAGACAAATTGTTGGCAATAGTGAAAGGCCCATTTTCATAGAAAAGAGCCATCTCACTGCTACAGCCTGGTCCACCAGTCAACCAGATGACAACAGGATCTTCTGTGCTATTGCGTGACTCAAAGAAAAAGTAAAACATCCTGCAACGTGAACAACAAGAAAATAAATGTATGTAATTCATACAAGAGGAAAATAataatcttcaaagcaaactcAGCTAGTTGATACATACATGTTTTTCCCTTACATGCTTTACGTGAAGAAAA comes from Henckelia pumila isolate YLH828 chromosome 4, ASM3356847v2, whole genome shotgun sequence and encodes:
- the LOC140863456 gene encoding serine carboxypeptidase-like, which codes for MKKSSPTIYPLFLVFTLLLSPPSTAVALLRLPSEFPLISAEKLIRDLNLFPNEPINIVHDDSLADTPRLVERRFRFPNLVDSDGVSVEDLGHHAGYYKIQHSHSARMFYFFFESRNSTEDPVVIWLTGGPGCSSEMALFYENGPFTIANNLSLVRNEYGWDKVSNIIFVDQPIGTGFSYSSNRKDIRHDEKGVSDDLYDFIQDFFKEHPELAKNDFYITGESYAGHYIPAFAARVYQGNKANEGIHVNLKGFAIGNGLTDPAIQYGAYADYAMDMGMITQSQHDRINKILPLCESAVKLCGTEGTLSCMAAYIVCNSIFSSVIARAGDVNYYDIRKKCVGSLCYDFSNLEKFLNQDSVRSALGVGDIEFVSCSTAVYQAMLMDWMRDLEVGIPALLEDGVKLLVYAGEYDLICNWLGNSRWVHAMEWSGKEEFAASTEVPFEVDGAESGLLTSYGPLSFLKVHDAGHMVPMDQPKAAVEMLKRWMDGSLKEQTADPKALVSSI